From the Phaeodactylum tricornutum CCAP 1055/1 chromosome 24, whole genome shotgun sequence genome, one window contains:
- a CDS encoding predicted protein, giving the protein MDPTNATVSPKFGTFVFPSARVVVTCLSLSLTASFGGNSVMIGRHRHRHRHHQRRWHGYVGWLLYGTLMQYPHGFAGSGGTTVRVQRDGLSGSRRLHHTVSTLLANQSSNNQDTHTPNTAIDDVGPVLPQSTRMSTTNTNVSTTTTPTSQQFMTAMGTSPRRILLSGLSSTAIALAANFLGSTSKLLEFVPEEVVEASGLDTYYPRGDYKRVRSGANGYTMLIPKEWVADTSLALAKATRNAGSLDFAMATKPSSTPLSSLSSSFRSVSNALLPDAAFGPPGRNRGPKDGTGGLDNTNVSVLVANLPDPTFSLAATLGTPAVAATTLLQRSLAPPGSGRVATLVDAYADEQRHGLYQLEYVVDRGESTRSPDSRARRRAISVLAVSEDRTKLFTMTVVAPEIAWNDPILEPKLRKVAASFRPTEAIIR; this is encoded by the coding sequence ATGGATCCGACCAATGCAACAGTCAGTCCCAAGTTTGGAACATTCGTTTTCCCCTCGGCCCGTGTTGTCGTCACTtgcctctctctctctctcactgCTTCCTTTGGTGGAAATAGTGTCATGATTGGTCggcatcgtcatcgtcatcgtcatcatcaacgGCGGTGGCACGGCTACGTTGGATGGTTGCTGTATGGCACGTTGATGCAGTACCCGCACGGGTTTGCCGGGAGCGGCGGTACAACCGTTCGTGTCCAGCGTGACGGACTTTCCGGTTCACGACGTCTTCATCACACGGTTTCAACGCTACTCGCCAACCAGTCCAGCAATAATCAAGATACTCATACTCCCAATACCGCAATCGATGACGTCGGTCCGGTATTGCCCCAATCAACAAGAATGTCTACAACAAACACTAACGTgtccaccacaacaacaccCACGTCCCAACAGTTCATGACCGCCATGGGCACGTCCCCCCGACGCATTCTGTTGTCCGGATTATCCTCTACCGCCATTGCCTTGGCGGCAAACTTTTTGGGCTCCACCAGCAAATTGCTTGAGTTCGTGCCCGAAGAAGTTGTGGAGGCCTCCGGTCTCGACACGTACTACCCACGCGGAGACTACAAACGCGTCCGCAGTGGAGCCAACGGATACACCATGCTCATTCCCAAGGAATGGGTCGCCGATACCAGTCTCGCACTCGCCAAAGCCACCCGAAACGCGGGATCGCTCGATTTCGCCATGGCCACGAAACCGTCTTCCAcaccattgtcgtcgttgtcgtcgtctttccgGTCCGTAAGCAACGCCCTTTTGCCCGACGCCGCCTTTGGTCCGCCCGGGAGGAACCGTGGTCCAAAAGACGGTACCGGTGGGCTTGACAATACCAACGTCTCCGTGCTGGTGGCCAATCTACCCGATCCCACATTTTCCCTCGCAGCGACTCTGGGAACGCCCGCCGTCGCTGCCACCACGCTCCTCCAACGGTCCCTGGCGCCACCCGGATCGGGACGCGTCGCCACCTTGGTCGATGCTTACGCTGACGAACAGCGGCACGGTCTCTACCAACTGGAATACGTCGTGGATCGTGGCGAGTCAACGCGGTCGCCCGACAGCCGGGCCCGGCGACGGGCTATTTCTGTGCTGGCTGTCTCGGAGGATCGG
- a CDS encoding predicted protein, producing MKSEGVRLSKRSLASLALGLASMSVMVLSTESWSPPLFPSCMRPQTMAMSATKTSTKETSFDGSFGNRRRFVAAFVGGSLLWRTASFPCTASEATANDATTNAVDPWDKFGQSLQQQQQQQPMPQSVSTPKWPETSASPLPRTMDSIPSSSSASEYGSNSSNGNDLERAIQESKKRRQVDPRTHG from the coding sequence ATGAAGTCAGAGGGAGTACGTCTTTCCAAACGTAGCCTTGCTTCGCTGGCGTTGGGCCTGGCATCGATGAGCGTGATGGTTCTATCAACCGAGTCTTGGAGCCCTCCCTTGTTTCCTTCGTGTATGCGACCACAGACTATGGCAATGAGTGCGACGAAAACATCGACTAAAGAAACTAGTTTTGACGGATCCTTCGGCAACCGCCGCCGGTTCGTAGCGGCGTTTGTAGGTGGCAGCTTGCTGTGGCGAACGGCTTCCTTTCCGTGCACGGCGTCGGAAGCAACCGCCAACGATGCGACGACAAATGCGGTAGATCCCTGGGATAAATTCGGTCAAAgcttgcaacaacaacaacaacagcagccaATGCCACAGAGTGTTTCAACGCCGAAATGGCCCGAGACTTCCGCGTCACCCTTGCCACGTACGATGGATTCaattccgtcgtcgtcgtctgctAGCGAGTACGGCAGCAATTCTTCCAACGGGAACGACTTGGAACGAGCGATTCAGGAATCCAAGAAGAGACGACAGGTGGACCCGAGAACGCATGGTTGA
- a CDS encoding predicted protein (hypothetical protein containing a v-SNARE domain, some similarity to plant vesicle transport involved protein VTI12): protein MSLGDTSFARYDDEFQRLQAQIRRSLEEEPPNQYTRNLLQQCDDLLQQMGIEARSVGDATMKRDLLHKVRTYKSQYQSLQAQSERQGLIGSTTTGSDRNQQERMRLQQNEDALHSQNETLDRARRTMRETESVALEITEELGANREKLVGAHGRVREMSGLTGRATRILQAMNQRATQQKLIMYGVAVGLVLAFFVMLYRIWR from the coding sequence ATGTCCCTCGGCGATACCAGTTTTGCCCgttacgacgacgaattcCAGCGACTCCAAGCGCAAATCCGCAGGTCGCTCGAAGAAGAACCGCCAAATCAGTACACCCGGAATCTGCTGCAGCAATGCGACGAtcttttgcagcaaatgGGCATAGAAGCGCGTTCGGTCGGGGACGCCACGATGAAGCGCGACTTGCTGCACAAGGTCCGGACGTACAAATCGCAGTACCAATCGTTGCAAGCGCAGTCGGAGCGACAAGGACTGATCGGGAGTACTACGACCGGCAGCGATCGTAATCAACAGGAGCGTATGCGGCTACAGCAGAACGAAGACGCCCTGCATTCGCAGAACGAAACCCTCGATCGGGCCCGACGGACGATGCGGGAGACGGAATCGGTCGCCCTCGAAATTACCGAAGAACTGGGCGCCAACCGCGAAAAACTCGTCGGTGCACATGGTAGAGTCCGGGAGATGTCGGGCCTCACCGGCCGAGCCACGCGGATTTTACAGGCCATGAATCAACGAGCCACGCAACAGAAACTCATCATGTACGGTGTCGCGGTGGGACTCGTCTTGGCATTTTTTGTCATGCTATACAGAATCTGGCGTTGA
- a CDS encoding predicted protein: MDSEALNDFIWDGQWESVYEALCRYICIRGSANVPIQFVVNGLKLGKWLYEQRCKWGQGSLSPKQVSKLVEVGVQPLSSLNKMRLPPTYPQQLPDHVSSTLLTLPPVRRISDATDCRSPPKMSPERSDEGWRSSKCVTPRDSGSTMAIPSSSALGELQRSSFLGRRMMMPSLSSVTAAAKASHRRQHLEMMLLAEERRIAQEQALAGQYTGYSQEHIRTAGKSNHFAAYSDLIMEAQNRFELSANTTSSSSFLPRSNDPALSHQMSVHPDLTSSRLGNREKMAAATMNRLPPLRVNPLMDISTPEAPPGWCTRRKKQPNKHVILLPEEPDDDEQDRSKIKRQLFVSVSDESTLCTTPMLPKKTSALNAWDSKLVELVRFEKTFGHMLVPPEFRTAEHRLGAWVRHLRVLFEQDKSRCAVDRKAKRSQLSGYRVKRLDAVGFDWHATEEQVQNKRWGVYFQLLRDFFQKNGHVNVSATHKVSGMKIGNWVRLQRIARHEGCLNPDQTSKLDALGFDWELERDTQSSSNEKQNPNRPSEDDTMRLLKRRREEQEQLSSDCGLSLLSSTATKRMVVRKN; this comes from the exons ATGGACTCTGAGGCCTTGAACGACTTCATCTGGGACGGACAATGGGAAAGCGTTTATGAAGCACTTTGTCGCTATATTTGCATCAGAGGAAGTGCCAACGTTCCGATACAGTTCGTCGTGAACGGGCTCAAGCTCGGCAAGTGGTTGTA TGAACAGAGGTGCAAATGGGGACAAGGCAGTTTGTCTCCCAAACAGGTCTCCAAACTAGTTGAAGTAGGTGTTCAACCGCTTTCCTCATTAAACAAGATGCGATTACCACCAACGTATCCCCAGCAGTTGCCTGACCACGTTTCTAGTACTCTCCTTACTCTACCGCCGGTTAGGAGAATTTCTGATGCGACTGATTGTCGTAGTCCTCCCAAAATGTCTCCTGAAAGATCTGACGAAGGATGGCGATCGAGCAAATGTGTTACTCCTCGCGACTCTGGTAGCACCATGGCCATACCCTCGTCTTCCGCGCTGGGCGAACTACAACGGTCTAGCTTTCTCGGTCGCAGGATGATGATGCCTTCCTTAAGCTCTGTtactgctgctgcaaaagcaAGCCATCGACGCCAACATCTGGAAATGATGTTGCTGGCTGAAGAACGTCGCATCGCTCAAGAGCAGGCGTTGGCTGGTCAATATACAGGCTATTCGCAAGAGCACATCAGAACTGCTGGCAAATCGAATCATTTCGCCGCGTACAGTGATTTGATAATGGAGGCTCAAAACCGCTTCGAATTATCCGCCAACACAACAAGTTCATCTTCATTTCTGCCTCGTTCCAACGATCCAGCCTTAAGCCACCAAATGAGTGTACATCCAGACCTCACTAGCAGCAGGCTCGGTAATCGAGAGAAAATGGCTGCGGCTACAATGAATAGGTTGCCACCTCTGCGAGTCAATCCTCTCATGGATATCAGCACCCCTGAGGCCCCACCCGGGTGGTGCACTCGCCGAAAGAAGCAGCCTAATAAGCACGTCATTCTTCTTCCCGAAGAGCCtgatgacgacgaacaaGATCGATCGAAAATAAAGAGACAGCTCTTTGTCAGCGTTTCTGATGAGAGCACGTTGTGCACTACACCCATGCTTCCAAAGAAAACATCAGCCCTGAACGCATGGGATTCTAAGCTCGTCGAGCTAGTGCGCTTCGAAAAAACCTTTGGTCACATGCTGGTACCACCGGAATTTCGCACGGCCGAACACCGCCTTGGTGCCTGGGTCCGACATTTGCGAGTCTTATTTGAACAAGACAAGTCGCGCTGTGCGGTCGATCGCAAAGCCAAACGATCACAATTGTCGGGATACCGCGTCAAACGCCTCGATGCAGTTGGGTTCGACTGGCACGCGACCGAAGAACAAGTGCAGAACAAGCGCTGGGGTGTATATTTTCAATTACTCAGGgattttttccaaaaaaatgGCCACGTGAACGTGTCGGCGACTCACAAAGTTTCCGGCATGAAAATTGGCAATTGGGTTCGTCTGCAGCGAATCGCTCGCCACGAAGGCTGCTTAAATCCTGACCAAACTTCGAAGCTTGACGCCCTAGGATTCGATTGGGAGTTAGAACGTGATACTCAGAGCAGCTCAAACGAAAAACAGAACCCCAATCGTCCCAGCGAGGACGATACCATGAGATTACTTAAACGCCGTCGGGAGGAACAGGAACAGCTCTCATCTGATTGCGGTCTTTCACTCTTATCGTCCACGGCCACCAAACGTATGGTCGTTCGAAAGAACTAA
- a CDS encoding predicted protein yields MLPVHQRRHSQYNGRAPSPPEPSGSDSVIELSNFNGTTHTHGTSTVTATNAVAKASAVGSNVDESDYEIRALVGDQALPDGASPARHHGDGHGLAVGTASNAQVAVNIVISFVGAGLLGIPDAFRRAGWLLGTLTLATVSALNVYAMLLLPHVKRKLLHLRQKQQQNSTRSDETHTDTHELLLLDSYGALGRAIMGPNGETFVNGCLVVSQVGFATAYIIFIAANLHSLAGIPRGVTCLACVPGLCGLVQARDMKTLAPFSLLADAANVLGLSAVLFEDWETYYQPHDDVIHKVRWSGFLYVIAITVYSMEGVGLILSLETSSRQPQSFPSLFRTVLTCITLFMSLFGTAGYMGFGENTQAPITLNLTDSNVALLVKSALCLALYLTYPVMMFPVWNITETILLSTRDHTVTRVAFRSALVVLTAMVAWLVPDFGAFLSLVGSSICTVLGFILPCWFHWKVMGNELPNWQVGLDLFLMVGGGVFGVLGTYQSITSLGGGGQ; encoded by the coding sequence ATGCTTCCTGTACACCAACGGCGGCATTCGCAGTACAACGGTCGTGCTCCTTCCCCACCGGAACCTTCCGGCTCCGACAGCGTCATTGAATTATCCAATTTCAACGGAACAACCCATACGCACGGTACCAGTACTGTAACGGCGACCAATGCGGTTGCGAAAGCATCCGCCGTCGGATCGAACGTTGACGAATCCGATTACGAGATTCGTGCACTCGTGGGTGACCAAGCCTTGCCGGACGGAGCGTCACCCGCGCGTCACCACGGGGATGGGCACGGACTCGCGGTAGGGACGGCCTCCAACGCCCAAGTCGCCGTTAAcattgtcatttccttcgtCGGGGCCGGACTGCTCGGCATTCCCGACGCCTTTCGACGGGCCGGGTGGCTCCTCGGGACGCTCACGCTCGCCACCGTGTCCGCCCTCAACGTCTACGCCATGCTGCTACTCCCACACGTCAAACGCAAACTATTGCATCTTCGACAAAAGCAACAACAGAACTCGACACGTTCCGACGAAACACACACCGACACTCACGaacttttgttgttggacagTTATGGTGCCCTGGGCCGGGCCATTATGGGACCCAATGGTGAAACCTTCGTCAACGGCTGTTTGGTGGTTTCACAAGTCGGTTTCGCAACGGCCTACATTATTTTCATTGCTGCTAATTTGCACAGTTTGGCCGGTATACCTCGTGGCGTCACCTGTCTCGCCTGTGTTCCGGGGTTGTGTGGACTCGTCCAGGCCCGGGACATGAAAACACTCGCGCCATTTTCGCTACTGGCCGATGCTGCCAACGTACTCGGACTCTCCGCCGTTTTGTTTGAAGACTGGGAGACCTACTACCAACCACACGACGATGTTATACACAAAGTACGATGGTCCGGATTTTTGTACGTGATTGCCATTACCGTTTATTCCATGGAAGGCGTCGGATTGATTCTGTCCTTGGAAACTTCCAGTCGGCAACCCCAGAGCTTTCCTAGCCTTTTTCGGACCGTCTTGACCTGTATTACACTGTTTATGAGTTTGTTCGGCACGGCCGGTTACATGGGCTTTGGCGAAAATACTCAGGCGCCCATCACCTTGAACCTTACCGACAGTAACGTCGCGCTCCTCGTCAAGAGCGCCCTGTGCTTGGCACTCTACTTGACCTACCCCGTCATGATGTTTCCCGTTTGGAACATTACCGAAACGATTCTATTGTCCACCCGCGACCACACCGTCACCCGCGTGGCCTTTCGCAGTGCCCTGGTCGTGCTTACCGCCATGGTGGCCTGGCTGGTGCCTGATTTCGGCGCCTTTTTGAGCTTGGTCGGTAGCAGCATCTGTACCGTGCTCGGATTCATTCTTCCCTGCTGGTTTCACTGGAAAGTCATGGGCAACGAACTTCCCAACTGGCAGGTGGGCCTGGACCTTTTCCTGATGGTTGGCGGAGGCGTGTTTGGAGTGCTCGGAACCTACCAAAGTATTACAAGTttgggtggtggtggtcaATAA
- a CDS encoding predicted protein yields the protein RRDDLNTIRVTNLSENTSEMDLQDLFQRFGRISRVYLAKDKETFRSRGFAFVSFVNQTDAANAMEELQGFGYDHLILKLEWARP from the coding sequence CGTCGGGACGATCTCAATACGATTCGTGTCACGAATCTTTCGGAAAACACCTCCGAAATGGATTTGCAGGATCTCTTCCAACGATTCGGCAGAATTTCGCGTGTTTATTTGGCCAAGGATAAGGAAACATTTCGGTCTCGTGGTTTTGCCTTTGTCTCTTTCGTCAACCAAACGGACGCGGCGAATGCCATGGAGGAATTACAGGGTTTTGGGTACGATCACTTAATCCTCAAGCTGGAATGGGCTCGACCG